One Oryza glaberrima chromosome 11, OglaRS2, whole genome shotgun sequence genomic region harbors:
- the LOC127753860 gene encoding ABC transporter G family member 41-like, protein MINEEVEMEDKIKKKQQQHQEEEEVEEEEEEEKAVSVRALSSSLRAAATRSLSSLSSSLRWDHRGDDEEEAELTWAAIERLPTFDRMRTSVLSSEEVDVRRLGAAERRVLVERLVADIQRDNLRLLRKQRRRMEKVGVRQPTVEVRWRNVQVEADCQVVSGKPLPTLLNTVLSLQQVLTTALGLSRRHARIPILNDVTGILKPSRLTLLLGPPGCGKTTLLLALAGKLNKNLKVTGQVEYNGVNLNTFVPDKTSAYISQYDLHIPEMTVRETLDFSARFQGVGTRAEIMKEVIRREKEAGITPDLDIDTYMKAISVEGLERSMQTDYIMKIMGLDICADIIVGDVMRRGISGGEKKRLTTGEMIVGPSRALFMDEISTGLDSSTTFQIVSCLQQLCHISESTILVSLLQPAPETYELFDDIILMAEGKIVYHGSKSCILSFFESCGFKCPQRKGAADFLQEVLSKKDQQQYWNRSEETYKFVTVDHFCEKFKASQDGQNFAEELSVPYDKSKGHKNALSFNIYSLSKWDLLKACFAREILLMRRNAFIYITKAVQLGILAIITGTVFLRTHMRVDRAHADYYMGSLFYALLLLLVNGFPELAMAVSRLPVFYKQRGYYFYPAWAYAIPAFILKIPVSLVESIAWTSISYYLIGYTPEASRFFRQLFILFLVHTGALSLFRCVASYFQTMVASTVGGTMSFLVILLFGGFIIPRSSMPNWLKWGFWISPLSYAEIGLTGNEFLAPRWLRITVTDVTLGRKILMDRGLDFSSYFYWISVGALFGFVFLFNVGFAIGLTIKKPIGTSRAIISRDKLAPPHGSGKDMSKYMDNKMPKLQAGNALAPNKTRRMVLPFTPLTISFQNVNYYVDTPAEMREQGYMDRKLQLLHNITGAFQPGVLSALMGVTGAGKTTLLDVLAGRKTGGYIDGDIRVGGYPKIQETFARISGYCEQIDVHSPQVTVGESVAYSAWLRLPTEIDSKTRKEFVNEVLRTTELDEIRDSLVGLPGVSGLSTEQRKRLTIAVELVSNPSIIFMDEPTSGLDARAAAIVMRAVKNVAETGRTVVCTIHQPSIEIFEAFNELMLMKRGGELIYAGPLGQHSCNIIQYFQAIPGVPKIKDNYNPSTWMLEVTSTSMEARLGVDFAQIYRESSMFQDKDTLVKCLSKPPVGTSDLHFQTRFPQKFGEQLKACLWKQCLSYWRSPSYNMVRILFTTISCIIFGALFWQKGDIKNINDQQGIFTIMGCMYGATVFAGINNCQLVMPFVSIERSVVYRERFAGMYSLWAYSLAQVAMEIPYVMVQIVLFMFIAYPMIGYAWTPVKFFWFVYTMVCTLLYFLYIGMMIVSLTPNIQVASILASMFYTVQNLMSGFIVPAPQIPRWWIWLYYASPLSWTLNVFFTTQFGDEHEKEIIVFGETKSIATFINDYFSFRRDLLPLAAIMLAMFPAMFAILFSLSISKLNFQRR, encoded by the exons atgatCAACGAAGAGGTGGAGATGGAGGACAAGAtcaagaagaagcagcagcagcatcaagaagaagaagaagtagaagaagaagaagaagaggagaaggcGGTGTCAGTGCGCGCGCTGTCATCGTCGTTGCGAGCTGCGGCAACCAGGAGCCTGTCGtccttgtcgtcgtcgttgcgcTGGGATCATCGTGGGGACGACGAAGAGGAAGCTGAGCTGACATGGGCGGCCATCGAGAGGCTACCCACCTTCGACAGGATGCGCACGTCGGTGCTGTCGTCGGAGGAGGTGGACGTGCGGCGGCTgggggcggcggagcggcgggtgTTGGTGGAGAGACTGGTGGCCGACATCCAGCGCGACAACCTGAGGCTGCTCCGCAagcagcggcggaggatggAGAAGGTGGGCGTCCGGCAGCCGACGGTGGAGGTGCGGTGGCGCAACGTGCAAGTGGAGGCGGACTGCCAAGTGGTTTCCGGCAAGCCGCTGCCCACGCTCCTCAACACCGTGCTCTCCCTGCAGCAGGTGCTCACCACCGCGCTGGGGTTGAGCCGCCGGCATGCAAGGATCCCCATTCTCAACGACGTCACCGGCATCCTCAAGCCTTCCAG GCTGACTCTCCTTCTTGGCCCCCCCGGCTGCGGCAAAACCACCCTCCTGCTCGCACTCGCTGGAAAGCTCAACAAAAATCTCAAG GTAACCGGCCAAGTGGAGTACAATGGTGTGAATCTCAACACCTTTGTTCCAGACAAGACATCAGCTTACATTTCTCAATATGATCTTCATATCCCTGAGATGACCGTTAGAGAGACGCTCGACTTCTCTGCTAGGTTTCAGGGCGTAGGCACCAGAGCAG AAATCATGAAGGAAGTCATTAGGAGGGAGAAGGAGGCTGGGATTACCCCCGACCTTGACATAGATACATACATGAAG GCAATATCCGTGGAAGGCTTAGAAAGGAGCATGCAGACCGATTATATTATGAAG ATTATGGGGCTTGACATTTGCGCTGACATAATAGTAGGAGATGTCATGAGAAGAGGTATTTCAGGTGGTGAGAAGAAGAGACTAACCACAG GGGAGATGATAGTTGGACCTTCAAGAGCACTTTTCATGGATGAAATATCAACTGGGTTGGACAGCTCTACCACCTTCCAAATTGTTTCTTGCCTCCAACAACTGTGTCATATCTCCGAGTCTACCATACTAGTTTCACTCCTTCAACCAGCACCAGAAACTTATGAACTTTTTGATGATATTATCTTGATGGCTGAAGGGAAAATTGTATACCATGGCTCAAAGAGTTGTATTTTGAGTTTCTTTGAATCATGTGGGTTCAAGTGCCCACAAAGAAAAGGTGCCGCTGACTTTCTTCAGGAG GTTTTGTCTAAGAAAGACCAACAACAATACTGGAACCGTAGTGAGGAAACATACAAGTTTGTTACAGTTGACCATTTCTGTGAGAAGTTTAAAGCATCTCAAGATGGTCAAAATTTTGCCGAAGAGCTTTCAGTGCCTTATGATAAATCAAAAGGGCACAAGAATGCTTTATCCTTCAATATCTACTCACTATCGAAATGGGATCTCCTCAAGGCTTGTTTTGCAAGAGAAATCCTTCTCATGAGAAGAAATGCCTTCATCTACATAACAAAAGCTGTTCAG CTTGGAATACTCGCCATAATTACTGGGACAGTATTTTTACGCACGCATATGAGAGTTGATAGAGCTCATGCTGACTATTATATGGGTTCCCTCTTCTATGCGCTCCTTCTTCTTTTAGTGAATGGTTTCCCTGAGTTGGCCATGGCAGTTAGTAGACTCCCTGTGTTTTACAAACAACGAGGCTACTATTTCTATCCTGCATGGGCTTATGCGATACCAGCTTTTATCCTAAAGATTCCAGTTTCTTTAGTTGAATCAATAGCTTGGACATCAATATCATACTACCTCATTGGCTACACTCCGGAAGCATCCAG ATTTTTCCGACAGCTCTTTATCCTATTCCTCGTGCACACTGGAGCATTATCATTGTTTCGATGTGTTGCTTCATACTTCCAAACAATGGTGGCTAGTACGGTCGGTGGTACAATGTCATTTCTAGTTATCCTTCTATTTGGGGGCTTCATAATTCCTCGGT CATCTATGCCAAATTGGCTAAAATGGGGGTTTTGGATCTCTCCATTGTCATATGCTGAGATTGGCTTAACTGGAAATGAGTTTTTAGCACCAAGATGGTTAAGG ATCACAGTAACCGATGTAACACTTGGAAGGAAGATACTGATGGACCGAGGGCTTGACTTCTCAAGCTACTTCTATTGGATCTCTGTTGGAGCATTGTTtgggtttgtttttttgtttaatgTAGGTTTCGCCATCGGTTTGACCATTAAGAAAC CTATAGGAACTTCTCGAGCAATTATATCTCGTGATAAGCTTGCCCCACCTCATGGGAGTGGCAAAGATATGTCAAAGTACATGGACAATAAGATGCCTAAATTACAAGCAGGAAATGCTTTAGCACCTAACAAAACAA GGAGGATGGTGTTACCTTTCACACCACTGACAATATCATTTCAAAACGTGAACTACTATGTAGACACCCCTGCG GAAATGAGGGAGCAAGGTTATATGGACCGGAAGCTACAATTACTCCACAACATCACAGGAGCCTTCCAGCCAGGGGTTCTCTCGGCACTTATGGGAGTTACTGGAGCAGGAAAAACAACCCTCCTTGATGTTCTTGCTGGAAGGAAAACTGGTGGTTATATTGATGGAGATATAAGAGTGGGAGGTTATCCGAAAATTCAGGAAACTTTTGCTAGGATATCTGGGTACTGTGAACAAATTGATGTCCATTCTCCACAAGTCACAGTGGGGGAGTCTGTTGCATATTCAGCCTGGTTGCGCCTTCCAACAGAAATTGATTCGAAAACAAGAAAA GAATTTGTCAACGAAGTTCTTCGAACAACTGAGTTGGACGAAATTAGAGATTCTTTAGTAGGATTACCAGGGGTAAGTGGACTATCTACAGAGCAGAGGAAACGGCTCACTATTGCAGTTGAGCTTGTGTCCAACCCTTCGATCATATTCATGGATGAGCCCACATCAGGATTGGATGCACGGGCAGCTGCTATTGTGATGCGTGCTGTGAAGAATGTTGCAGAAACAGGTCGAACAGTTGTGTGCACCATTCACCAGCCAAGTATTGAAATATTTGAGGCCTTCAATGAG TTGATGCTAATGAAAAGGGGTGGAGAGTTGATCTATGCTGGGCCACTTGGGCAGCATTCATGTAACATCATCCAATATTTCCAG GCAATACCTGGGGTACCCAAGATCAAGGATAACTATAACCCATCGACGTGGATGCTAGAAGTTACATCTACCTCTATGGAAGCTCGATTGGGAGTAGATTTTGCACAAATTTATAGGGAATCATCCATGTTCCA GGACAAGGACACTCTAGTGAAGTGCTTGAGCAAACCACCTGTTGGCACGAGCGATCTCCATTTCCAAACACGGTTTCCACAGAAGTTTGGAGAACAATTGAAAGCCTGTCTCTGGAAGCAATGTTTATCATATTGGAGAAGCCCTTCCTACAATATGGTGCGAATTTTATTCACGACAATCTCCTGCATCATCTTCGGTGCATTGTTTTGGCAGAAGGGCGACATCAAGAACAT AAACGACCAACAAGGTATATTCACTATAATGGGATGCATGTATGGAGCCACTGTCTTTGCTGGCATCAATAACTGTCAATTGGTGATGCCCTTTGTCTCCATTGAGCGTTCTGTTGTGTATAGGGAGAGGTTTGCTGGAATGTACTCCCTTTGGGCGTACTCCTTAGCACAG GTTGCTATGGAGATCCCCTACGTGATGGTGCAGATAGTATTATTCATGTTCATTGCTTACCCGATGATAGGGTATGCATGGACACCAGTCAAGTTCTTTTGGTTCGTGTACACCATGGTCTGTACACTGCTCTACTTCCTCTACATAGGAATGATGATAGTGTCGCTTACCCCCAACATCCAAGTGGCATCCATATTAGCATCCATGTTCTACACCGTGCAAAACCTCATGTCTGGTTTTATCGTGCCTGCACCA CAAATACCGAGATGGTGGATATGGTTGTATTACGCATCCCCCTTGTCATGGACACTCAATGTTTTCTTCACCACACAATTCGGGGATGAGCATGAGAAGGAGATTATCGTATTCGGAGAGACAAAATCTATTGCTACCTTCATCAATGATTACTTTAGTTTCCGTCGTGACCTACTGCCATtggcagccatcatgttggccatGTTCCCGGCTATGTTTGCCATCCTGTTTAGTCTGAGCATATCTAAGCTGAACTTCCAAAGAAGGTAG
- the LOC127754741 gene encoding autophagy-related protein 8D, with the protein MKPKPFKEEFTLEERAKESASMIASYPARIPVIVERFSSSLPEMEKRKYLVPCDMPVGQFIFILRSRLHLSPGIALFVFVNNTLPQTAQLMDSVYESYKDEDDGFLYMCYSSEKTFG; encoded by the exons atgaaGCCCAAGCCCTTCAAGGAGGAGTTCACCCTGG AGGAGAGGGCCAAGGAGTCGGCCTCCATGATCGCCTCCTACCCCGCCAGGATCCCC GTCATTGTTGAGAGGTTTTCAAGTAGTCTTCCAGAAATGGAGAAGCGCAA GTACCTAGTTCCATGTGACATGCCAGTTGGGCAGTTTATTTTCATACTTCGTTCAAGGTTACATCTGTCTCCAGGAATAGCACTGTTTGTGTTTGTCAACAACACGTTGCCCCAGACTG CTCAGCTGATGGACAGTGTGTACGAGTCATACAAAGATGAGGACGATGGCTTCCTCTACATGTGCTACAGCAGCGAGAAGACATTCGGCTGA
- the LOC127754739 gene encoding THO complex subunit 4A-like, producing MAADSLLDMSLDDLITNKYKRRSRPGPAPSARRSHSRAATRSAAAPYHAITFQAPPTAYVHPTPAANVETGTKLYISNLDYAVSNEDIKELFSEVGDVKRYSINYDRSGRSKGTAEVVFSRKSDALAAVKRYNNVQLDGKPMKLELIGINIEPPPPAIFGFAAPAGYFDFPPKRGGRGWPRGRGGFGGRGRGHVGRGRGRGDRGSRKISAEDLDADLDKYHAEGMQMS from the exons ATGGCGGCGGACTCGCTGCTGGACATGTCCCTCGACGACCTCATCACCAACAAGTACAAGCGCCGCTCCCGTCCAGGTCCGGCGCCCTCTGCCCGCCGCTCCCactcccgcgccgccacccgctCCGCTGCCGCTCCCTATCACGCCATCACCTTTCAG GCGCCGCCCACGGCCTACGTCCACCCGACGCCCGCGGCCAACGTCGAGACCGGCACCAAGCTCTACATCTCCAACCTCGACTACGCCGTCTCCAACGAGGACATCAAG GAACTCTTCTCTGAGGTTGGCGATGTCAAGCGTTACTCTATTAACTATGACAGGAGTGGAAGATCCAAG GGAACTGCAGAGGTTGTATTTTCCAGAAAATCTGACGCCCTGGCTGCTGTTAAGAGGTACAACAATGTGCAGCTGGATGGCAAACCTATGAAACTTGAGCTCATTGGTATAAATATtgagccaccaccacctgctATTTTTGGTTTCGCTGCACCAGCTGGATACTTCGATTTTCCTCCCAAAAG GGGTGGAAGAGGATGGCCTCGGGGCAGGGGCGGATTTGGTGGGCGTGGTCGGGGTCATGTGGGTCGTGGGCGAGGGAGGGGAGACCGTGGAAGTCGGAAGATTTCTGCTGAAGACCTGGATGCTGACTTGGACAAGTACCATGCGGAAGGAATGCAAATGAGCTAG
- the LOC127754071 gene encoding uncharacterized protein LOC127754071, with the protein MPPSSAATTGGAVHKPIIMPPESERQINNLPDVLQPRRRWRSSLATGFRSALACTIVGVASIYAPLVIRRHLTFPAFSYVVTVIVVTDATLGSSLRSALSAVHATAMGAVPSVLPLWLAHRTGAGESVLATTAVVALSTFAVAVAGSAGAVAKRIALGQIIIIYVARFREERMRSEAVLLHPANVVACTALGVVAALLGVLLPCPRLATRDATDKRLAYLEVAAERVRLLADAFQLHFSSDEAAGDDEERASSCRCRRRRRQCVAACIMSQADRAASAGALLLRRISSAQGDLQWERMPALLKRWCSSRWDDDDEQACARLHELIEMPLRGMEMACTHMLQQPCWPNTNTISSICTTPTWLQHATDHVRLALLTKRIPSCSNTGTGSMEMAKLAPVSVGALEQQQQLAPFLFFLCLDLLLQGSHPAPQRPPKLLLSVSAHSDAAASQVKVIPAATTKDDDEEQPQQTRKKKHQCPRQTTRSTMRRRLVAAAKCSFSLGLAVLLGLLFSSDHGFWSGLVVATTMANGREWTWALAIARAHGTALGSVYGALACLVIDRMELRFLALLPWLILTAGFLKRSRAYGPAGAGGVAAAVSGIIIVGRRYDEPPMAFTVARLVETFIGLACIIVADLVFQPAARPSTKATAQLDRCLAALKGCFSRGRQTTTKVKVKAVQEQVALLERCVAEAAGEPHFPWSPPFPASCYHKVAGSLGRMAQLLYLYTQAHPTPIPAADEDATQRFHCLVSASLERSADLLLRLSRISSSSSRDEEDLEAGIRVSSGSDTCCCDDEDAPEMLVRSFLSQQQQQDQGVALALASIGFCMGEMAKEALQLEAYMLDLILLAH; encoded by the exons ATGCCACCGTCGTCGGcggccaccaccggcggcgccgtccataAACCAATTATCATGCCGCCCGAGTCGGAGAGGCAGATCAATAATCTTCCAGACGTACTGCAGccccgccggcggtggcggtcctCGCTCGCCACGGGCTTCCGCTCGGCCCTGGCCTGCACCATCGTCGGCGTGGCCTCCATCTACGCTCCGCTCGtcatccgccgccacctcacctTCCCGGCCTTCTCTTACGTAGTCACCGTCATCGTAGTCACCGACGCCACGCTGGGCAGCTCCCTGCGCAGCGCCCTCAGCGCGGTCCACGCCACGGCCATGGGCGCAGTTCCATCGGTGCTGCCACTCTGGCTGGCGCACCGCACCGGCGCCGGGGAGTCGGtgctggcgacgacggcggtggtggcgctgaGCACGttcgcggtggcggtggcggggtcggcgggggcggtggcgaAGCGGATCGCGCTGGGGCAGATCATCATCATATACGTGGCGAGGTTCAGGGAGGAGAGAATGCGGTCGGAGGCGGTGCTGCTGCATCCGGCAAACGTGGTGGCGTGCACGGCGctcggggtggtggcggcgctgctgggCGTGCTGCTCCCCTGCCCAAGGCTGGCCACGCGCGACGCCACGGACAAGAGGCTCGCCTacttggaggtggcggcggagagggtcAGGCTGCTGGCCGACGCCTTCCAGTTGCACTTCTCCAGCGACGAGGCTGCAGGTGATGATGAGGAGAGAGCATCATCTTGTCGTTGccgcagacggcggcggcagtgcgTGGCCGCGTGCATCATGTCGCAGGCCGACCGAGCAgcctccgccggcgccctcctcctccgccgcataAGCTCCGCACAA GGTGACTTGCAGTGGGAGCGAATGCCGGCGCTGCTGAAACGGTGGTGCAGCAGCAGGtgggatgacgacgacgaacaaGCTTGTGCGCGGCTGCACGAGTTGATCGAGATGCCTCTGCGAGGGATGGAGATGGCCTGCACCCACATGCTGCAGCAGCCATGTTGGCCTAACACTAACACTATCAGCAGCATCTGCACGACACCAACATGGCTGCAGCACGCTACCGACCATGTACGCCTGGCTTTGCTCACAAAACGCATTCCCAGCTGCAGCAACACAGGCACAGGCAGCATGGAGATGGCCAAACTAGCGCCGGTCTCTGTTGGTGctctggagcagcagcagcagctggctcctttcctcttcttcttatGCTTGGATCTCCTCCTCCAAGGATCTCATCCGGCGCCCCAACGTCCACCTAAGCTGCTGCTGTCTGTGTCTGCACACTCAGACGCTGCTGCCTCCCAAGTGAAGGTGATCccagcagcaacaacaaaagACGACGATGAAGAGCAACCGCAGCagacgaggaagaagaaacaCCAGTGCCCTCGGCAAACGACAAGAAGCACCATGAGGAGGAGGCTGGTGGCCGCGGCCAAGTGCAGCTTCTCGCTGGGCCTCGCCGTCCTGCTCGGCCTGCTCTTCAGCAGCGACCACGGCTTCTGGTCGGGGCTCGTCGTGGCCACCACCATGGCCAACGGCCGCGAGTGGACCTGGGCTCTCGCCATCGCGCGTGCTCACGGCACCGCCCTCGGATCCGTATATGGCGCGCTGGCCTGCCTTGTCATCGATCGCATGGAGCTGCGCTTCCTCGCCCTGCTCCCCTGGCTCATCCTCACTGCCGGCTTCCTCAAGCGCAGTCGTGCCTACGGCCCCGCTGGCGCTGGGGGTGTAGCAGCTGCGGTGTCTGGCATCATCATCGTTGGCCGCCGCTACGACGAGCCGCCCATGGCCTTCACCGTCGCACGCCTGGTGGAGACCTTCATAGGCCTCGCCTGCATCATCGTGGCCGACCTCGTCTTCCAGCCCGCCGCCAGGCCGTCCACCAAGGCCACGGCACAGCTCGACCGCTGCCTCGCCGCACTCAAAGGCTGCTTCAGTCGGGGACGACAGACGACGACCAAAGTGAAGGTGAAGGCGGTGCAGGAGCAGGTGGCCCTGCTGGAGAGATGCGTGGCAGAGGCTGCCGGCGAGCCCCATTTCCCGTGGTCGCCGCCGTTCCCGGCGAGCTGCTACCACAAGGTGGCGGGGAGCCTTGGCAGGATGGCGCAGCTGCTCTACCTCTACACACAGGCACATCCAACTCCAATACCAGCAGCAGACGAGGATGCAACGCAGCGCTTCCACTGCCTCGTCTCCGCATCCCTGGAGCGAagcgccgacctcctcctccgactcagtcgtatcagcagcagcagcagcagagacgAGGAGGACCTGGAGGCCGGCATCCGGGTCAGCAGCGGCAGTGACACCTGTTGCTGTGACGACGAGGATGCACCAGAGATGCTGGTGCGGTCGTTCCtgtcacagcagcagcagcaagatcaAGGAGTAGCATTAGCATTGGCTTCCATTGGGTTCTGCATGGGAGAGATGGCCAAGGAGGCCCTCCAGCTGGAGGCCTACATGCTCGACCTCATACTCCTCGCTCATTAG
- the LOC127754166 gene encoding caffeoylshikimate esterase-like: MSSSGGDGGGYDYSEDWVVNSRGMRLFTCAWIPKESSRGVVCLCHGYAVECSVTMRGTAERLARAGYAVYGIDYEGHGHSDGLQGYVPDLDALVRDCDSFFSTATASFPRRRFLLGESMGGAVALLLHRLRPDFWTGAILVAPMCKIAEEMRPHPMVVSVLKVMTSIIPTWRVVPTNDVIDLAYRMQGKRDEIRGNPLCYKGRPRLKTAYELLRVSILIESTILPHVSLPFLILHGAADRVTDPSVSDLLYRSASTTDKTFHLYTGMWHALTSGELPHNIDAVFRDIIDWLHHRTSPTSASHDSSTSSEAERKAKHDDTTHDCGKQTS, translated from the exons atgagcagcagcggcggcgatgggggtgGGTACGATTACTCGGAGGATTGGGTGGTGAATTCGCGAGGGATGCGGCTCTTCACCTGCGCGTGGATTCCCAAGGAGAGCAGTAGAGGCGTGGTTTGCCTGTGCCATGGGTACGCGGTGGAGTGCAGCGTGACGATgcgcggcacggcggagcggcttGCGAGGGCGGGCTACGCCGTCTACGGCATCGACTACGAGGGCCACGGCCACTCCGACGGCCTCCAGGGCTACGTCCCCGACCTCGACGCCCTCGTCCGCGACTGCGactccttcttctccaccgccaccgcctccttcccCCGCCGCAGATTCCTCCTCGGCGAGTCCatgggcggcgccgtcgcccttcttctccaccgcttGCGCCCTGACTTCTGGACCGGCGCCATTCTCGTCGCCCCCATGTGCAAG ATCGCGGAGGAGATGCGGCCGCACCCGATGGTGGTGAGCGTGCTGAAGGTGATGACAAGCATCATACCAACGTGGCGGGTGGTGCCGACGAATGACGTGATCGACCTGGCATACAGGATGCAGGGGAAGCGAGACGAGATCCGAGGGAACCCACTGTGCTACAAGGGCAGGCCCCGCCTCAAGACCGCCTACGAGCTGCTCCGCGTCAGCATCCTCATCGAGTCCACCATCCTCCCCCACgtctccctccccttcctcatcctccacggcgccgccgaccgGGTCACCGACCCCTCCGTTAGCGACCTCCTCTaccgctccgcctccaccaccgacAAGACCTTCCACCTCTACACCGGCATGTGGCACGCCCTCacctccggcgagctccctcACAACATCGACGCCGTCTTCCGCGACATCATCGACTGGCTCCACCACAGGACATCCCCCACCTCCGCCTCACACGACTCAAGTACGTCTTCCGAGGCAGAGCGCAAGGCCAAGCATGACGACACCACCCATGATTGCGGCAAGCAAACATCATAG